A stretch of the Methanobrevibacter woesei genome encodes the following:
- a CDS encoding M24 family metallopeptidase: MNKEINDFHINNILKEMSDKDYQGYLLADFSNIKYISNYMPTSFAFCVLKENPVIYASKMDMEIANKTSTIEVKEFESFSEMIAELKGEIKNLAIEPSLEYSTYEKFSDDFKIASEIFINKQRAIKTSDEIAKIDKATEIAQKAFVDLDILSLRESKSFENTSAYELGGLMREYGGEGESFDTILVSGSATSLPHAVPKPKAIDDIILVDWGAKYDGYCSDNTRTMVYSEKQQEIFDIVKESHDNAIKAIKPGIKCCEIDKVARDIISEYGYGDKYIHSTGHSLGLDIHETPSFSTKDETIIEKGMVITVEPGIYLEGDFGVRLEDTVAIDNKARILGNLPAIIE; the protein is encoded by the coding sequence ATGAATAAAGAAATAAATGACTTTCATATTAATAATATTTTAAAGGAAATGTCTGATAAAGATTATCAAGGATATTTATTAGCAGACTTCTCAAATATAAAGTATATTTCTAATTATATGCCTACAAGTTTTGCATTTTGTGTTCTTAAAGAAAATCCAGTAATTTATGCTTCTAAAATGGATATGGAAATAGCTAATAAAACATCAACAATTGAAGTTAAAGAATTTGAATCCTTCAGTGAAATGATAGCTGAACTTAAAGGGGAAATTAAGAATTTAGCTATCGAACCTTCTTTAGAATACAGTACATATGAGAAGTTTAGTGATGATTTTAAGATAGCTAGTGAAATTTTTATAAATAAACAAAGAGCAATAAAAACTTCTGATGAAATAGCTAAAATCGATAAGGCTACAGAGATTGCACAAAAGGCATTTGTAGACTTGGATATTTTATCTTTAAGAGAGTCAAAATCCTTTGAAAATACTTCTGCATATGAGCTTGGAGGATTAATGAGGGAATATGGTGGTGAAGGTGAATCTTTTGACACAATTCTAGTTAGTGGTTCAGCCACTAGCTTGCCTCATGCAGTTCCCAAGCCAAAAGCAATTGATGATATAATTTTGGTTGACTGGGGGGCTAAATATGATGGATATTGCTCTGACAATACAAGAACAATGGTTTATTCAGAAAAACAACAGGAAATATTTGACATTGTAAAAGAATCTCATGATAATGCAATTAAAGCAATAAAACCTGGAATCAAATGCTGCGAAATTGACAAGGTGGCTCGTGACATAATCTCTGAATATGGTTATGGTGATAAGTATATTCACTCAACTGGACATAGTTTAGGTTTGGATATTCATGAAACTCCTTCATTTTCAACTAAAGATGAAACCATAATTGAAAAAGGAATGGTTATAACTGTCGAGCCTGGAATTTATCTTGAAGGGGATTTTGGTGTAAGGCTTGAAGATACTGTAGCTATTGATAATAAAGCAAGGATTTTAGGTAACCTTCCAGCAATAATTGAATAG
- a CDS encoding class I SAM-dependent methyltransferase, translated as MQKSDNISDYEGVEDTLFIPLTARVNISKMFPEYFHDKKALELENLVKYNRIGKKSSQYTMMASVARSYNLDQMAQEYIDKHDKCNIVNLGVGLETSYFRINRKNSHYFEVDYLK; from the coding sequence TTGCAAAAAAGTGATAATATAAGCGATTATGAAGGCGTTGAAGACACATTGTTCATTCCTCTAACAGCAAGGGTTAACATTTCCAAAATGTTTCCGGAGTATTTCCATGACAAGAAAGCTTTGGAATTGGAAAATCTGGTTAAATATAACCGGATTGGGAAAAAATCCTCCCAATATACAATGATGGCCTCAGTTGCCAGATCTTACAATCTAGATCAAATGGCTCAGGAATACATTGACAAACACGATAAATGCAATATTGTTAATTTGGGTGTCGGGCTTGAAACCTCCTATTTTAGAATAAATAGAAAAAATTCACATTATTTCGAAGTTGACTACCTGAAGTGA
- a CDS encoding heavy metal-binding domain-containing protein, whose product MVSVDEFPISTANDIPGFRIIETKGFVYGLTVRSRGFGGQVAAGLRSLVGGEIKEYVSMMEKTRSDALDNMMQHARELGANAVIAARYDSNEISGEMQEILVYGTAVVAEKIE is encoded by the coding sequence ATGGTTTCTGTTGATGAATTTCCAATTTCAACTGCAAATGATATTCCAGGTTTCAGAATAATTGAAACAAAAGGATTTGTATATGGATTAACTGTTAGAAGTAGAGGATTTGGTGGACAAGTGGCTGCTGGTTTACGTTCTCTTGTTGGCGGTGAAATCAAAGAATATGTCTCTATGATGGAAAAAACCAGAAGCGATGCATTAGATAACATGATGCAGCATGCACGTGAATTAGGTGCAAATGCAGTAATTGCTGCCCGTTATGATTCTAATGAGATTTCTGGTGAAATGCAGGAAATTTTAGTTTATGGAACTGCAGTTGTAGCTGAAAAAATAGAATGA
- a CDS encoding lactaldehyde dehydrogenase, whose translation MDMLINGNKIAGDDLFEVKNPYNGDVVDTVPIAHLQDVDLAIESAVKAKKAIAEMSAFKVSNKLYEVYEKLKENKKELAKLLTLEVGKPIKESLVELDRSIETLKLSAEEAKRIYGETVPLDAGINGKGFFAFTQKVPLGVVGAITPFNYPLNLSIHKLAPAIAAKNTVVIKPPLDAPLTIMKFAELVDEVFPAGVINTVSGYGTEVGDALVTSPDVDKISFTGSVATGLSIANRAGMKKVTLELGGNDPLVVLDDANVDEAVLGVMRGAYLNAGQVCMGVKRVIVDNSIADEFAEKLVKQTSKLKIGNPLDESTDVGPLIHESAAIMVEEAVSNAIKDGAEVLCGAQRDGTFYKPTVLDNVTSDMDLVVNETFGPIAPIIRVNSVDEAIKEANNTDYGLNAGVYTESFRNGLRCANEIEAGTVFVNKQPTFRTDNMPFGGFKNSGTGKEGIKYAVEEMTKSKLIGLNLR comes from the coding sequence GTGGACATGCTAATTAATGGGAATAAAATAGCTGGTGATGATTTATTTGAAGTAAAAAATCCATATAATGGTGATGTGGTAGACACTGTACCTATTGCACACTTGCAGGATGTTGATTTAGCTATTGAATCTGCAGTTAAAGCTAAAAAAGCAATTGCTGAAATGTCTGCCTTTAAAGTTTCAAATAAATTATATGAAGTCTATGAAAAATTAAAAGAAAATAAAAAAGAATTAGCAAAACTATTGACTTTGGAAGTTGGTAAGCCAATAAAAGAATCATTGGTTGAACTTGACCGTTCAATTGAAACACTAAAGCTATCTGCAGAAGAAGCAAAGCGTATTTATGGTGAAACAGTACCATTGGATGCAGGTATTAATGGAAAAGGATTCTTTGCTTTCACTCAAAAAGTGCCATTAGGTGTTGTTGGAGCCATAACTCCTTTTAACTATCCACTCAATCTGTCAATCCATAAACTGGCTCCAGCAATAGCTGCAAAAAATACAGTAGTTATTAAACCACCCCTTGATGCACCTTTAACAATAATGAAGTTTGCAGAGCTTGTAGATGAAGTATTTCCAGCAGGTGTAATAAATACAGTTTCAGGCTATGGAACCGAGGTTGGAGATGCATTAGTTACTTCTCCTGATGTTGATAAAATCTCATTTACTGGAAGTGTTGCAACTGGTCTGTCAATTGCAAATAGGGCAGGAATGAAAAAGGTTACTTTGGAATTAGGTGGAAATGATCCATTAGTTGTTCTTGACGATGCCAATGTTGATGAAGCAGTGTTAGGTGTAATGAGAGGAGCATATCTCAATGCAGGTCAGGTATGTATGGGAGTTAAAAGGGTTATTGTAGATAATTCAATAGCTGATGAATTTGCAGAAAAATTAGTTAAGCAAACATCTAAACTTAAAATTGGAAATCCTTTAGATGAAAGTACAGATGTTGGCCCTTTAATACATGAAAGTGCAGCTATTATGGTTGAAGAAGCTGTTAGCAATGCGATCAAAGATGGTGCCGAAGTGTTATGTGGTGCTCAAAGGGATGGAACATTTTACAAACCAACAGTCCTTGACAATGTAACTTCAGATATGGATTTAGTTGTAAATGAAACTTTTGGTCCAATAGCTCCAATAATTAGAGTAAATTCAGTTGATGAGGCTATAAAAGAAGCTAACAATACTGATTATGGTCTTAATGCAGGAGTTTATACAGAAAGCTTTAGAAATGGTTTAAGATGTGCTAATGAAATTGAAGCAGGTACAGTATTTGTAAATAAACAGCCTACTTTCAGAACTGACAATATGCCATTTGGTGGCTTTAAAAATAGTGGTACTGGAAAAGAAGGTATTAAATATGCAGTAGAAGAGATGACAAAATCAAAATTGATTGGTTTAAATTTAAGATAG
- a CDS encoding tRNA-binding protein, whose amino-acid sequence MWDTSKDYRILVANEAREVYLNLIPTASFRGNWNKKMAIEMGKTMNSDFQSLLYSYLEGNDLPNSPDVAALTEKAEKIIEYLGGPDWNKTFLNGAPKEDRDKTIENIAKVRFFIDSILGLKDRLALGPINDPIMGIDIKVGEIMSVMKHPKADSLMICNVNLGKRAITVVTNDLNVKEGNRVGVSLLPPQTFMDTTSEGMFLGMNGSILKEVDGELGEMPKGIPMDSLNETRNLVEAFLKK is encoded by the coding sequence TTGTGGGATACTAGTAAAGATTATAGAATTTTAGTAGCTAATGAAGCAAGAGAAGTATATTTAAATTTAATTCCAACAGCATCTTTTAGAGGAAACTGGAATAAAAAAATGGCCATTGAAATGGGAAAAACAATGAACAGTGATTTTCAATCATTACTTTATTCATATCTTGAAGGAAATGACTTACCAAACTCTCCAGATGTTGCTGCATTAACTGAAAAAGCTGAAAAAATTATTGAATATCTTGGAGGTCCTGACTGGAATAAAACATTCTTAAATGGTGCTCCTAAAGAAGATAGAGACAAAACAATAGAAAATATAGCTAAAGTAAGATTCTTCATTGATTCAATTTTGGGTCTTAAAGATAGGCTTGCTTTAGGTCCCATAAATGATCCAATTATGGGTATCGATATTAAAGTTGGAGAAATAATGAGTGTAATGAAACACCCAAAAGCAGATTCACTTATGATTTGTAATGTGAATCTTGGAAAAAGAGCTATTACTGTAGTAACAAATGATTTAAATGTAAAAGAAGGAAACAGAGTTGGAGTATCCCTCCTACCACCACAGACCTTTATGGATACAACTAGTGAAGGAATGTTTTTAGGTATGAATGGAAGCATTTTAAAAGAAGTTGATGGTGAACTTGGTGAAATGCCTAAAGGAATTCCTATGGACTCTCTTAATGAAACACGTAATTTAGTTGAAGCATTTTTAAAGAAATAA
- a CDS encoding tRNA(His) guanylyltransferase Thg1 family protein: MKEYEIYSDLKTPVGSNIIVRLDGRTFHKLAKDLNLEKPYDLNFSKLMADICEDLFKEFSPLFIYTFSDEISLVLDEVPFNCRVEKINSVLASFTSASFHLHLNSYFDSINRPISFDSRIIPVNDNDLPKYFKWRQDEAWRNCVNGYGIWALKKKYSPKTANEKIHGLKNHEIHEMLFKEGINLNDVDVWKKRGIAIYKKQGKIYKDLNIPIFSDTFFKDNSII, translated from the coding sequence ATGAAGGAATATGAAATTTATTCTGATTTAAAAACCCCTGTTGGTTCAAATATTATTGTAAGGTTAGATGGTAGAACTTTTCATAAACTAGCTAAGGATTTAAACCTGGAAAAACCCTATGATTTAAACTTTTCAAAATTAATGGCTGATATATGTGAAGACCTTTTTAAAGAGTTTTCACCATTATTCATATACACTTTTTCTGATGAAATTAGTCTTGTTTTAGATGAGGTTCCATTTAATTGTCGTGTTGAGAAAATAAACTCAGTACTTGCAAGTTTCACATCAGCTTCTTTTCATCTACATTTAAATAGCTACTTTGATTCCATTAACCGTCCAATATCTTTTGACAGCCGCATCATTCCAGTCAATGATAATGACTTGCCTAAATATTTTAAATGGAGGCAGGATGAGGCATGGAGAAACTGTGTTAATGGTTATGGAATATGGGCTTTAAAGAAAAAATATTCACCTAAAACAGCTAATGAAAAGATTCATGGATTAAAAAATCATGAAATTCATGAAATGCTATTTAAAGAAGGCATTAACCTTAATGATGTAGATGTCTGGAAAAAAAGGGGAATAGCTATCTATAAAAAACAGGGTAAAATTTATAAAGATTTAAACATTCCAATTTTCAGCGATACTTTTTTTAAGGATAACAGTATAATTTAG
- a CDS encoding Mov34/MPN/PAD-1 family protein, which yields MGFFSKIFGNKPETFDNVKVDREVIDSMIYYSKEAYPREFLSLLEGKIVDNTLYVLGLIFLPGETCDTGAVLHDYMIPPTLKYWGTAHCHPGPSARPSDADLATFSKQGVFHLILCLPYSQETFIGYNKHGELMEFEVGDYSYLKDNEDLDEYFYEDDVLDDGEELKPGFFDDEEEFNREFNSIEETNPKMGSVILPDFDEKREPQNVVKINVEIDENGNLKITDFKKRK from the coding sequence ATGGGCTTTTTTTCAAAAATATTTGGAAATAAACCAGAAACTTTTGATAATGTAAAGGTTGACCGTGAAGTTATTGACTCAATGATTTATTATTCAAAAGAAGCATACCCTAGAGAGTTCCTATCTCTTTTAGAGGGTAAAATTGTGGATAATACATTATATGTTCTTGGTTTAATCTTTTTACCTGGTGAAACATGTGATACTGGTGCAGTTTTACATGATTATATGATTCCTCCAACTTTGAAGTACTGGGGAACAGCACACTGTCATCCAGGACCTAGTGCAAGACCATCTGATGCAGACTTAGCCACATTTTCAAAACAGGGTGTTTTTCATTTAATTTTATGTCTCCCATATTCTCAGGAAACCTTTATTGGCTATAACAAACATGGAGAACTAATGGAGTTTGAAGTTGGAGATTATAGTTATTTAAAAGATAATGAAGATCTTGATGAATATTTCTATGAAGATGATGTTCTTGATGATGGTGAAGAACTTAAACCTGGATTCTTTGATGATGAAGAAGAGTTTAATCGTGAATTTAACAGTATTGAAGAAACAAATCCTAAAATGGGGTCTGTAATTCTTCCTGATTTTGATGAAAAAAGAGAACCTCAAAATGTGGTTAAAATCAATGTAGAAATTGATGAAAATGGTAATTTAAAAATTACTGATTTTAAAAAAAGAAAATAA
- a CDS encoding PRC-barrel domain-containing protein, giving the protein MVKVSSLYDLDIYTVTGHYVGRVADVVLNIRLGTISKLQVRAIEHEKKQVGFIDALRGGFNMGPENDDSVRTFKNDLLTIDFDKVQAIGDIMLVNNRDIRKVKQEPQIPEAVVPQPTQEQPEKETKVSEQKKF; this is encoded by the coding sequence ATGGTTAAAGTTTCAAGTTTATATGATTTAGATATTTATACAGTTACTGGACATTATGTGGGTAGAGTTGCTGATGTTGTTCTTAATATTAGATTAGGAACTATCTCTAAATTACAAGTTAGAGCTATTGAACATGAAAAAAAACAAGTAGGATTCATTGATGCACTTAGAGGCGGTTTTAATATGGGTCCTGAAAATGATGACTCTGTAAGGACATTTAAAAATGATTTATTAACTATTGATTTTGATAAAGTTCAAGCTATTGGGGATATTATGTTAGTTAACAATAGGGATATTAGAAAAGTAAAACAGGAACCACAAATCCCTGAGGCTGTTGTACCTCAACCTACCCAAGAGCAACCAGAAAAAGAAACTAAAGTTTCTGAACAAAAAAAATTTTAG
- the serA gene encoding phosphoglycerate dehydrogenase → MKVLIADAINEKGIENLKEYADVVVNTDISPEELLETIHEYEGIIVRSRTKVTREVIEKADNLKIIARAGVGVDNIDLDAATEKGIMVVNSPESTSITVAEHTMGLLLTLARKLSIADKSVKEGKWEKKKFMGVELRKKTLGVIGMGRIGSQVINRCKAFEMDTIAYDPYLPEGVAAQMGVELTDLESVLKRSDFITIHVPLTPETKHLISTDEFEMMKDTAFIANCARGGIIDEEALYNALVNNKIGGAALDVYEEEPPAENSKLFELDNIVLTPHIAASTKEAQRDAAIIVADEIIELINGSTPQNVLNMPRMDSNTYAELAPYVDLCEKLGSFISQAVNGKIKEIEIIYGGNLSEIENVEMLTRTVLKGVLNPILGSPVNAVNAQLVAKSRGIVVTEGRRDDGKGYDSLIKVTGKTENDKFSAEGTKLHDSKILKVNDYWVDVKPEGHMFIAKYEDVPGSIGKIGTKLGEHNVNIGVMQVGRDEKGGEAIMILTLDKEIPKDVIKEIQALDNVFDAVGLEL, encoded by the coding sequence ATGAAAGTACTTATTGCAGATGCAATCAATGAAAAAGGTATTGAAAATTTAAAGGAATATGCAGATGTTGTAGTTAATACTGACATCAGTCCTGAAGAATTATTAGAAACAATACATGAATACGAAGGAATTATTGTAAGAAGTAGAACAAAAGTCACAAGAGAAGTAATTGAAAAAGCTGACAACTTAAAAATAATTGCAAGAGCAGGTGTAGGTGTAGATAACATTGATTTAGATGCAGCTACTGAAAAAGGAATTATGGTTGTTAACTCACCAGAATCCACTTCAATTACTGTAGCAGAACATACCATGGGGCTTTTATTAACTTTAGCTCGTAAATTATCAATAGCTGATAAATCTGTTAAAGAAGGTAAATGGGAAAAGAAAAAATTCATGGGTGTTGAATTAAGGAAAAAAACTCTTGGTGTAATTGGAATGGGAAGAATTGGATCCCAAGTAATTAACAGATGTAAAGCATTTGAAATGGATACAATAGCTTACGACCCATACCTTCCAGAAGGAGTAGCCGCACAAATGGGTGTTGAATTAACTGATTTAGAAAGTGTATTAAAAAGATCTGACTTTATTACAATACATGTACCTCTCACTCCAGAAACTAAACATTTAATTTCTACTGATGAGTTTGAAATGATGAAAGATACTGCATTTATTGCAAACTGTGCTCGTGGAGGAATTATTGACGAAGAAGCATTATACAATGCATTAGTTAATAATAAAATTGGTGGAGCCGCTTTAGATGTATATGAAGAAGAACCACCAGCAGAAAACAGTAAATTATTCGAATTAGATAATATTGTTTTAACTCCACATATTGCAGCATCTACCAAAGAAGCACAAAGAGATGCAGCTATCATAGTAGCAGATGAAATTATTGAATTAATTAACGGTTCAACTCCACAAAATGTTTTAAACATGCCTCGTATGGACTCAAACACCTATGCAGAATTAGCTCCATATGTTGATTTATGTGAAAAATTAGGTAGTTTTATTTCTCAAGCTGTAAACGGTAAAATCAAAGAAATTGAAATCATCTACGGTGGAAACTTATCTGAAATTGAAAATGTTGAAATGTTAACCAGAACTGTTTTAAAAGGAGTATTAAACCCAATCTTAGGAAGTCCAGTTAATGCAGTTAACGCACAATTAGTGGCTAAAAGCAGAGGCATTGTTGTAACTGAAGGCAGAAGAGATGATGGTAAAGGATATGACTCCTTAATTAAAGTAACTGGAAAAACTGAAAACGATAAATTCTCTGCTGAAGGAACCAAATTACATGACAGCAAAATCTTAAAAGTAAATGACTATTGGGTAGATGTAAAACCTGAAGGCCATATGTTTATTGCTAAATATGAAGATGTTCCAGGCAGCATTGGTAAAATCGGCACCAAATTAGGAGAACATAACGTAAATATTGGAGTTATGCAAGTTGGAAGAGACGAAAAAGGCGGCGAAGCTATTATGATTCTAACTTTAGATAAAGAAATTCCAAAAGATGTTATTAAAGAAATCCAAGCATTAGATAATGTATTTGATGCTGTTGGACTTGAATTATAA
- a CDS encoding aldo-keto reductase family protein: MLGYAPLIAEAHFGHRSRLYELDLSRNPENISKVIIEAYNNGARAINLVNDENLLKGFDIAIEKGCDMKVIATIGKSDVDYRMPNYEVAKEVDWEEDIELFQKYDTSAMLVDEFIVDGYDWDLTSEILSKINETGAVSGIITAFPFRTTKELKDNLDTSLFDLYMVPINKVAYMMDCPDLLEEHRIKLKETLESLDKIIIASRIFATGILQPKEAFEFINSLNYVSGITFGVASEKEASDDFSILNEL, from the coding sequence ATTTTGGGTTATGCACCATTAATAGCTGAAGCTCATTTTGGTCATAGATCAAGATTATATGAACTTGATTTATCTAGAAATCCTGAAAATATATCTAAAGTTATTATTGAAGCCTATAATAATGGAGCCCGTGCCATAAATTTGGTAAATGATGAAAATCTTCTTAAAGGGTTTGATATAGCTATTGAAAAGGGCTGTGATATGAAAGTAATAGCTACTATTGGTAAATCTGATGTTGACTATAGAATGCCTAACTATGAAGTAGCAAAAGAAGTAGACTGGGAAGAAGATATTGAATTATTCCAAAAATATGACACTTCAGCTATGTTAGTTGATGAATTTATAGTGGATGGCTATGACTGGGATTTGACAAGTGAAATCCTTTCAAAAATAAATGAAACAGGAGCAGTATCGGGTATAATCACAGCATTTCCATTTAGAACAACAAAAGAACTTAAAGATAATTTAGATACTTCTCTATTTGATTTATATATGGTTCCAATTAATAAAGTGGCTTATATGATGGATTGTCCAGATTTATTAGAGGAACATAGAATAAAACTTAAAGAAACATTAGAAAGTTTGGATAAAATAATAATAGCTTCAAGAATATTTGCAACTGGTATCCTACAGCCTAAAGAAGCTTTTGAATTTATTAATAGTTTAAACTATGTTAGTGGAATCACATTTGGAGTAGCTAGTGAAAAAGAAGCTAGTGATGATTTTTCTATCTTAAATGAACTTTAA
- a CDS encoding class III signal peptide-containing protein gives MDNKAQAAAEFILIIGGIIVIVMVLLIAYKNYLNDLSGEINSTEMQNLDNAINGMMEYFK, from the coding sequence ATGGATAATAAAGCTCAGGCAGCAGCAGAATTTATATTAATAATTGGCGGGATTATTGTAATCGTTATGGTGCTATTAATTGCCTATAAAAATTATCTAAATGATTTGTCTGGTGAAATTAACTCAACAGAGATGCAAAATTTAGATAATGCAATAAATGGAATGATGGAATATTTTAAATAG
- a CDS encoding aspartate dehydrogenase yields MKVGLIGCGAIANIIVTSTLDDENIEITHFFDNDVERAENLASIANGIAVIDFDKMVREVDLVLECASPSSVVEYAPKVLSSGRDMIIMSIGALMDKEFYTSISKIAKDNNSRVHLPSGAVVGLDGLKAVSNFNLHEVNLVTRKSPKSLGREIDKEEVLFEGKASDAVKEFPYNINVAATISLACNMDINVKIIVDPNVDRNVHEISAIGDFGEFKTTTMNYPCAANPKTSMLAALSAINLLRSFNETISVGF; encoded by the coding sequence ATGAAAGTTGGACTTATTGGCTGTGGAGCTATTGCTAATATAATTGTAACAAGCACACTTGATGATGAAAATATTGAGATTACTCATTTCTTTGATAATGATGTTGAAAGAGCAGAGAATTTAGCATCTATTGCTAATGGAATAGCTGTTATTGACTTTGATAAGATGGTCAGGGAAGTTGACTTGGTTTTAGAATGTGCTTCTCCAAGTTCTGTTGTTGAATATGCTCCAAAAGTATTGTCTAGTGGAAGAGACATGATTATTATGAGTATTGGGGCTTTAATGGATAAGGAATTCTATACTTCCATTAGCAAAATAGCTAAGGATAATAATTCCAGAGTGCACTTGCCTTCAGGTGCTGTTGTTGGATTAGATGGTCTTAAGGCAGTATCTAACTTTAATCTACATGAAGTTAATCTTGTAACACGAAAATCCCCTAAATCTTTAGGTCGTGAAATAGATAAAGAAGAAGTTTTATTTGAAGGAAAAGCATCTGATGCAGTTAAAGAATTTCCATATAACATAAATGTGGCAGCCACTATAAGTTTAGCTTGTAATATGGATATTAATGTTAAAATAATTGTAGATCCAAATGTTGACAGAAATGTTCATGAAATTTCAGCTATTGGAGACTTTGGTGAATTTAAGACAACTACTATGAATTATCCATGTGCTGCAAATCCAAAAACCAGTATGTTGGCTGCATTATCTGCAATTAACTTACTTAGAAGCTTTAATGAAACTATTTCAGTTGGATTTTAA
- a CDS encoding type II secretion system F family protein, with translation MKIKLISLFSEFYQNKISEKHLSKIQEFLFVSGIFTEAYEILAILTFLILLLEIAFILTIFILNVPTFVLAIPFFIIPAFMIYCFMKQEKRAADVERSAPDFLRQLASMLQVGLSFESAMDDISKYGEGPLYDEMRRTLLEIKIGRNFDEAWISMSNRLNSKELERVFTIILDGRKSGSSLADVIMDISNDLRDILALKRERKSSVMMAVMFLIIAAIIASPFSLGMVSVYGGFMESFGKTSEVITYAPIAGQCYLVIHSFLIGIIMSLVMYGEFKKGIKFAIPLVFVSYGIYFVISSFGSSILFGM, from the coding sequence ATGAAAATCAAATTAATTTCTTTATTTTCAGAATTTTACCAAAATAAAATATCTGAAAAACATTTATCTAAAATTCAAGAATTTTTATTTGTTTCAGGAATTTTTACAGAAGCATATGAAATTTTAGCTATTTTAACTTTTTTAATTTTACTTTTAGAAATTGCTTTTATTTTAACTATTTTTATTCTGAATGTTCCTACTTTTGTATTAGCTATTCCTTTTTTCATTATTCCTGCTTTCATGATATATTGTTTTATGAAACAAGAAAAAAGAGCAGCAGATGTAGAACGCTCAGCTCCAGACTTTTTAAGACAACTGGCTTCAATGCTTCAGGTTGGATTAAGTTTTGAAAGTGCTATGGATGATATTTCAAAATATGGTGAAGGTCCACTTTATGATGAAATGAGAAGAACGCTTCTTGAAATAAAAATTGGAAGAAACTTTGATGAAGCATGGATTTCAATGAGTAATCGCCTAAACTCAAAAGAGCTTGAAAGAGTGTTTACCATAATTTTAGATGGTAGAAAAAGCGGTTCCAGTTTAGCAGATGTAATAATGGATATCTCAAATGATTTAAGAGATATTTTGGCACTTAAAAGAGAGAGAAAATCCTCTGTAATGATGGCTGTGATGTTTTTAATAATTGCAGCTATAATAGCCAGCCCATTTTCTTTAGGAATGGTTTCGGTTTATGGGGGATTTATGGAAAGCTTTGGAAAAACTTCAGAAGTCATCACCTATGCTCCAATTGCAGGACAATGTTATCTGGTTATTCATTCCTTTTTAATAGGTATTATAATGAGTCTTGTAATGTATGGTGAGTTTAAAAAAGGAATAAAATTTGCAATACCTCTTGTTTTTGTCTCTTATGGAATCTATTTTGTAATTTCAAGTTTTGGATCATCAATATTATTTGGTATGTGA
- a CDS encoding class I SAM-dependent methyltransferase yields MNKEHTPVSLWGLKHLNINPDDVILDVGCGGGININRMAKDAKKVYGIDYSIESVKLSREVNEKLIDNGQVEIHEGNVKDLPFEDNTFDIVTAFETVYFWPDIEKCFGEVKRVLKPGGTFLIGMESNGSDNFIMKFWKHFIDMELYTDKEITSFLQNNDFSEITSYIRDGRKKQEIIKINGKETRVNDDYSKVSFSDKFVDWVTVVAKK; encoded by the coding sequence ATGAACAAGGAACACACCCCAGTCTCGTTATGGGGATTGAAACATCTAAACATCAACCCCGATGATGTCATATTGGATGTTGGCTGTGGTGGCGGAATAAACATTAACCGAATGGCTAAAGATGCCAAAAAGGTCTATGGTATCGATTATAGTATAGAAAGTGTGAAACTATCCAGAGAAGTCAATGAAAAATTAATTGATAATGGACAAGTTGAAATTCATGAAGGCAACGTTAAAGACCTGCCATTTGAGGATAATACATTTGACATTGTAACTGCTTTTGAAACCGTTTATTTCTGGCCGGATATTGAAAAATGCTTTGGTGAAGTCAAAAGGGTCCTAAAACCAGGAGGAACATTTCTGATTGGAATGGAATCAAACGGATCAGATAATTTCATCATGAAATTCTGGAAGCATTTCATAGACATGGAATTATACACAGACAAAGAAATTACCTCGTTTTTACAAAATAATGATTTTAGTGAAATCACCTCTTATATACGGGACGGGAGAAAAAAACAGGAAATTATTAAAATCAACGGGAAAGAAACTAGAGTAAATGATGATTATAGTAAAGTATCCTTTTCAGACAAGTTTGTCGACTGGGTAACCGTTGTTGCAAAAAAGTGA